CAGGGTCAATTTGCCCTCTGACAAATGGGCTCCATTCTCTGGGAGGTGAGTTGATTGGCATGGAGATCAAACCCTGATAACCTTGGAGAGAGGGTTAATCACCTGTGACTACTGGCAGAACTAGCCAAAAACCAGCGTGTGGGAGGGAAGACTTGTCCTTTCTCAGCTcttgagaggagagaggagaggcagTGAGGGAAGGGTTCAAGGTcctagagctggaaagggcccAGGGGTCCCAACCCTCCTTCTACAAAAGAGGAGCCAGGCCCAGAGTGGATGGGAGGAGGAGTTTGCCCTGGGCCTCATAGGTAGTGAGTGATGGATGGCATGGGGACATAGGCCCTTTGGTGGGAATCTGGTGGCAggaaatttcttttcaaatagtGGTTCAGAGTGAGGGAATGAATGAATCAGAAAGGACCTGTTAACTGCTTATTATGTTGCAAGTACTAAGCCCTGGGGTTATAATggtattatatgtattatatcagcatattatattgttatattattagtagtatattattattatattatatgtagtattatatatatatgatatggtAATAAATGGggttataaattaaatttaaaaggaggtTACACTCTAACAGGTGACAGGGGGTTTTGGCCTTTTGGTGTGTCATGGTCTGGTGCAGCCTATGAACCCTTCCAAGAGTAAggtggttttgtttattttgttttgtttgttttttgaggcaattggaattaagtgacttgcttagggtaaCATAAGTTAgttaagtacctgaggctggatttgaattcagatccttctgacgCCAGAGCCAGTGCTGTATCCCAGTGTACCACCTAACAGGACCAGGAGAAggctttttaaatgcataaaataaaatatttaagatgaaaaagaaaggtaattctattgaaatacagtttatatatatatatatatatatataaaaccaagctCGAGTAATTATGTTGAATTAGTTATCAgagacaagagagcacttaaggtTACCTAGTCcatgtgagacaatggctctattaaCATGTACTTGGATGATGGCTCTCCTTCCATTGGTGCTTCctgaatgtttggtagtaagataatcataggcaaggattggagggcggGGGAGGGAAATCAGAGTCACGTggtggcaggacaaggaggagagaggctggagactccagaTTCAAGAATCCAGGCTTCGTCTTTGGCAAGTCCCGTGGCagctttcctgcctccttcacttctccccctaaagaccaaggactttgatttatcctgactctggctgaccctgaggccctccagggagctggcccatattttacaaaaaaaaaaaatatatatatatataaaaataagttcaggtaattatattgaattatagttatcagaatatatatttaaaaaacaagttcaaataatttcattgaaatacagttatcagaatatatgtgtgtatatatatatatatatatatatatatagtttaaattcaaattcaggtaattatattgaattgttatcagaatatatatatgtatatatttaaataaattcaggtaattatactgaaatacagttattagaatatatatgcatatatatgtatatacatattttaaaatcaaattcaagtaattatactgaaatacagttatcagaatatatatatatatgtacatatatatatatatatattttttttttttcttaaagaaccaAATTTGGCTAATTATATCTCTCTGATTTGGGTACTtatcagaaaaatatatatatatatatactattttttgcttttttttattgaggcaattgggatgaagtgacttgaAGTGACTTAAAGGACTTGCACATGGACCTGTAATGTATCTGAGACCAGACTGGagctcagggcctcctgacttagGGCTGCTGCTCcagagtatgtatatatacaagtcCAGGTGAGCGCTCCGGCGCGGGAGGAGCCATCCGAACTGGGGTGTTGGGCTTTGGAGAGTGAAGAGGActccccccccaacacacacttAAGGCAGCGCGGCTCTGTCCTAGCCTGGAATCACAAGGCCCGGAATCACGGTCCCGAGGGCCGTGGGAGAATGGCAGCTGGTCCCTCCGCTGGTGGGGGCCTGGCCCTTGATGGGGGGCTGAAGCCCAGAGAGAGACCGGCTGGGGAGGGGCCACAAGAGGGAGGGAGCAGGCCGGGATGTGGCCCTGCGCGCTCAGAGCTCCTCCCCAGCGGACTCTCCCTGGCCTGGATGCCCGGCTCCTCCGCGGCTCCTACcctgggctgggggagggggctgcaGGGATGCTGGAACCCCGGGCCGGGCCCCTCGCCCGGACAGACAGAGGGCCTTTCATGGCTTCCCTCCGCACAGCCTCCTCTGCCAGGCTGGCTCCGCTCACTGGCAGCCCCTCGTCCCGGCCCCTCCCCGCGCCCCCCCGGCCCGGCCCTCTCTCCCCCGCAGGATCCCCCCGCACCGATCCCCCTCGGTGGGGCTCCCGCAGGCAGGCCCAGGGTGGAGGGAGGGCCGGGCCGGGCCGTACAATGCGGCTCCTTGTTCCCGGCCGCGACCAGCAGCCTCATGGAATCAGCCCCATTTCCTGCCCGGGCTCGGGGCCTTTTccaaagtaaataaacaaatacagTCAGGTTGGGGCCCGGGGCGGGAGCGCGGCTGTGGGGAGAGTGTTAGGGGGCTCTCCTCGGGCCTCCTggaggggcggggaggggggggcgcCCTTCTCCCTGCGCTCCTGCCCCGTCCCGTGCCCATCCCTAGCCCACGGCCTGACTAAGAGCCCCCTGGGGGTGAATCATGCCCAAGGCTCGGGGCCCGGCCTCCTGGCCGGTCCTCGCCTGGCAGGGCTCCCCTCCAAGGGGACTCTCCCGGTGGGTGACGCCCTGTACTGggcaggggaggaggggagggcgAGGAAAGCTGTTTCTCCTCTGCCCGCGGTCTGCCAACGGGACCCTTCCCCAGCCTCTAGGGCAAGGCCCGCTGATGTCAGCTTTGTCCCGGACCTGTCCGGCCCGCACCAGGGCCCTGCCCTCAGAGCGCTGCCCTCCCAGACGCCCTCTCGGCCTAGAGCCCGGCAGCTCCCGGGGTCACggcccccctccccccggggCCCAGGTAGGTCCCGCTGCCCAGCCCAGTGCCCATTGTGCCCACTGCCCAGCGGGCCCGGGGAGCTTGGACACCTGGGCGGGGCCACGTGTCTTTTAAAGTAGGACTTAAATGTCATGACTCGGGGACATTTTGCTAAGGCGGTAGCCACTGCCCCCAGCCCAAGGCAGAGTCAGACTCTTGGCCGCCGTTGCACCAAGCCTGGGCAAAAACAGATTAAATTCTAGCTaccaaaatgaaggaaaatatcaGCGATAAGGCGGTTTTCTAAGTCAAGAATCCTTATGTGTGGTCCAAGGGACAGGGACCCCGCCTGACTTGGTCTTGGCCTGATTTGGTCTTGTCGGGTTTTTTCTtcgaggcagttggggttaagtgacatgcccagagtcacacagccaggaagtgtctgagtctggatttgaattcaggtccttctgactccaaagttaGTGCCCTGACCACTGGGCCACCGAGCTGGCCCAGGGCCTATGATGCCATTGACATGGGGAACTCCCACAAGAGGGAAGTCCCTCCTTCTCTTCTGAAATTCTGagttttagaaagtcctggagtacacacacacacacacacacacacacacacacacacacgcacataaatatatatatatatatatgttacagaATGTACCAGACATTGTCTTAGAGCTGGGTAGGAAACACCTTGTGCCAGGGGCCAGAGTGGCCCGTGAGGGGGCTTCCCTTTGGCTCAGAGACATCTACTTAATGGGGTGTGAAATCCCCTTGCCTGGGCCAGCCCTCAGCCGGGCGGTGAGCTCACTTTGTCCTGGACACAACTGGATCAGTCCCACCTTCATGAAGAAGTTCAAGGTCTCTCACTGCTCAGTTGTCGCCTCGCTGCCAATGAAGTTAACACCTGAGCTACATATTCCCTCAGACTTGGTCTTTTAAGGGAGGCGTGGAGGCTTATGAaacatattttccttctttcatggCAAAGAGGTTATGGATTATATGGATATGGGAAGTGACCTATAGTGAAGTGCACACTGATTTTGCCCAATtattctctgtgtatatataacatatatgtgatgtgtatttgcatatatatatatacatatacatatatggaaagagacagagaaagagagaatgagagagagaagaagaagaaagagaaggaggaggagggaggagtgggaggtagggagagagacagagaaggaaagagagagacagagagaggagagacagacagagacagagagacaggaaacagagagagagagagggagggagagaacagagagatacaaagagaaagagacagagagagacagaaagaaacagattgatagagagacagagagacagagagggaaagagaaagagagagagagacaaagaaagagagagacaaagagaggagagaaagagagacagagacagagagacagggaacagagagagacacagagagagagaacagagacagagagagagagaacagagagatacagagagagagagaacagagagatacagagagagagagaacagagagaacagagagacagagacagaaagagagagagagagaaataaaacatgAATTATTAAGTGGGAGAATTGTTACAAGGAAATGAatgaagtgtaaaaaaaaaaaaatagagagaaagaaagtaagagCTGGAAGCAAGGAAAGGCTAGTTGCTGGAGAGAAGCGCAGGAGCTAATTCTGGAGAGTGGATGGGGATTGTCAGTGATAGCCGCCCTCCCTTGCCCTCATTCCCGCAAAGCTCATGGCCATAATAAATAGCAACAGTCAGCTCCGGAGCCAAAAAGGCCAAGGAGATCTCAAAGGGGCCGGGAGTGCGCAAGAGTCAAATCCGAGCTTGTGGCGGATGGACGCTGTGAGTTGTGTGCTCTGTGAAGGGCTGGgttggaggagggggaagggatcaATTCTTTGTGGATCCTGAGTTATTTTGCCTTCCAGGGCTAATACATGGCTGAGGGATGCACCTGGGAAGGCAGCAGAGTGATCACTGTCCCATCTGCTTATGGGCTCCTGTGTGTGTCCCCTGGATTTTGTTTGGGGGGAGGAAAGCCCACCCGTGTtttccaaggattcttaacttggggttggagaattttttttattaatattttgatgactgcatttcaataaaattggtctCCTTAGTAACTCTGCATTCTATCTTATGCATTAATTCTCAAGAACGAGCCCCGTGTACTTCCCCAGACTTGCCAACAAGGGTTGTGAATTTTACTGCTCACTAGCCTGAGTTTTCAAGGGACCTTTCACTTTTTTTGAGTGGGGGGAGAGAGACTTAGACAGGagcaaattctgtttttcccaGGAGAAACCAGGCGGGGTCAAATGCCAAAGATATTATTGAGAGATATCCCAAGCTCAAACCCCCTCTGATAAAGCCTTGGGGTAGTGGAGGGGCTGGGGCGGGGATCTGTGCTCCAGAGCTGGGGgggtctctctccctctctccctgcagCCCATCACGCCTTCTCCACCTGTGAGATTCTCGTCCATCTCCTCCCATCAATCCTTGCAGAGCATGCTGGTGCTCCATGGGCTTGTGAGCCCCCCGTTCTTAATCCCAAACCTCCTTCCTTCCCAGTCATTCCCCTACGCTGCCTCTTGCCTGTGGGTCATTGGTGGTCTCGTGCCCAGGTACAGCTGAGCCAAGGCAGGATGACATGGGAGGGAGCTCCAGGCCCTCCATTGCTGGTTGTGATGctttttgaacctcagttttctcactttcaAACAGTTGTTCTGAATGGCTGCTGAGGTCCTTCTAGCCTCGTGGAGGACGGAGGGTTATGTGAGACCCTCCATCCTCCACGAGGCTAGaagttccttttcttcctttgccaCTTCTCTGTTCCAGGGTTGGTGATGGAGGGGGTGGAAGGTGGAATGGGACTTTATGGATTCAGCTGAATTCAGCCAGCCTCCCCTCACTGAGCAGGCCCATGGGAAGCCAAGAGAAGCCTTGagcccccatccccacccccagagAGAGGAGGGAGCCCCACACTGATCTGGGATAATGGGAAGCACTAGAGGCCTTGTTATTCAGGAAGAGGACCGGCTCAAAGGAGGGATCCTTTTTCAACCAAAGCCCTGGGGACCCTGGTGTAGGAAGGAGCATCAGGGCTGAGATGGCATTTCCCACGATCCAGAGAATAACACCTTGTACCGGATTCTGGGAACCTGCCCAGAGTGAGGGCAGTGGAAGGACCTGGGACAGGCCCTCCATAGAGCTTTCCATTCTTAGAGCTCCTCTTCCCCCATGGAGCCCCCATGGCCCCATCACTGAGCTCTGATCTCTGTGCTGAGCTCCCATGTCTCCCCTGAGGTCTTCTTCCTGGCGCTGGGCCCTTCTCAGCCACACGAGCTCCCCCTCTCTCCACCACCCACTGGCGTTGGGCTTCCAAATCCACCCCTGAGCCTTGCCACGGCCCCACACtaacttcctctccctttctcataCCAGCCATGAACCCCCTGTCTCTGGGACTAAGCCCTGGGACTGAGTCTCAGGCTCTAACATCAAGCCTCTGTCCCCTGGTAAGCCCCTACTCCAGCCCTGGGCCCCCATTTTAGCTGCTTTCCAGTGAAGCTTGGAAAGTTCTCAGCCTCAGAGCTCCCCCCACCCCACAACCCCCTTCCTACTGATTGTAGTCTCCTCGAATTCCAGGAGCACAGTCAGGGTGGAGACTGAGGAAGCCCCTCCTCCCAGGCCCCCCATAGCCCTACACTAGCTTCTAGAGCCTCAGAGAGCAAACACAGCAAGGAGAGAATGAGCAATGATTAAGCAACTACTGTATGCCAAACTCTGCTAAATACAAATATTACCTCCCAGGGCTGTGATAAGAATCAAGTGATATAATATagtcacattttttctttctaaacctAAATACGCAATTTGTGAACTCAATATTTTTGGCacagtttttattatatatatttttaattttttaaattgtttacaaaacatgcatgggtaattttccaacttttctccccccccccagatgacaggtattccaatacatgttaaaatacatgttaaattcaagatatgtatacatgtccatacagttatcttgctgcacaagaaaaattcgatcgaaaaagaaaaaacaacaaacaacctgagaaggaaaacaaaaatgcaaacaaacaacagcaaaaagagtgagaatgccatgttatggtccacactcagtttccactccctgggtgtagatggctttcttcattactgaacaattggagctggtctgaatcaattcactattgaagagagccatgtatgAACTCAATATTAAGTGGGTTATCAACAATTAATGTTAAAGCCCCGGACAGCCACCTCGGATAACCtaggaaagtatttttttaatatgattttttatttaccagatatatgcatgggtaatatttcagcactgacaattgcaaaaccttttgttccaacttttcccctcctttcccccacccattccccagatggcaggttgatcaatacatgttatatatgttaaaatatattttaaatataatatatgtataaaaagaattggactttgaaatagtgtaccatttgcctgtgaagaaaataaaaaatgtaggcggataaaaacagagggattgggaagtctatgttcatagtcatctcccagagttctttcgctgggtggagctggttcagttcatcactgctcttttggagctgatttggttcatctcattgttgaagggggccacgtccatcagaattgagcatcatgtagtattgtttttgaagtatacaatgatctcctggttctgctcatttcactcagcatcagttcatgtaagtctctccagacctctctgaaatcatcctgctggtcgtttcttccagaacagtaatatcccataacattcacaaagcataatttacccaaccattctccaatggatgggcatccactcagtctccagtttctggccactacaaagagggctaccacaaatattctttcacatacaggtccctttcccttctttaagttctctttgggatataagtccagtagtaactctgctgggtcaaagggtatgcacggtttgtaactttttgagcataattccaaattgctctccagaacggctgaatgtattcacaattccaccaacaatgtatcagtgtcctagggAAGTATTTCTTAACCTGGGTCCACAGAACTCCTCtcccagggagaaaaaaaaattgaaacacaaaatctttttttttttttttcatatttcaaccCTTGAGGTTTATTCAATACGATTTTATTCCATTCTACACAACAAAAGTACAAACACATTATCTAAAATACTACAAAGATACAAAACTCAACAGAAATTTTCTAGTATCAACTGTACAATAAAAGCCAAGAATGCAATTTACATTTGCAAAATTAACCTGTTAGTTTTTCAAGAGGCCACAGCCTCAAAGGGCTGGCTCCTTGATGAGGCAGCACCAGTGGGTTGGCCTATAATCTGTTTACTAATTTTTGAGAGAGGTGGTCACTGGTGTGTGTAAAGAACCACTTACAGCAATGAGTAaggagtgaaatgaaaaaaatccatacTTCCCAGGGTCTTCTGGACCtcaaaatcaggagaaaaaaaatttcaaagcagCAGACTGATTGTTGGCCTCGCTTTAGCAGGAGATAAAGTGGACATCAGCCTGGCCAAAAAGCAAGCATCAAGTCTTcatatttgtcaaaaatttacttagggagaaggggggggaaacacacacacacacacaaaacactgCCTCTTTGGGGTGGACAGGGCTTCAGCATCTTGATCTTTTCTTTGCTTGATCTGGCTCTgctattttcctgattttctcaGAAGTTAACAGCTGAGCGTTCTGTTTGGGccagaaaaaaagtatttagatTGCAATTCCGAACCTTCAATATTCCTGTGAGCCAAAATCAGCCCCAAGAAATCAATTAAATTTGTTGTCTAGAAGCTTTCAAGGACAGGGAGACATCCAATGCATTAAACCTTTGCTAGTCAGTGCTTGGTTcccattttttctctcccctacCCTCAGTACAAATGTTCCAATATTGTTTGTATTGAATCAAATTTAAGTTACAAAGTGAGCGCTGCCCTGCTTTATCGGGAAGAATTGGAGCTAGAGCGGCTGCGGTGGCGCCGACGGCCTGGGGAGCGTGATCGTTGGCGGACAGGAGATCTGCGCCTAGGAGATCGGGACCTTCTCCTCATTCGTGGCGGTGATCTACGCCACATTGGGGGTGGTGGCAACATCCTTCTGGGTGGGCTAAATCGTCTGGGTGGGGGCCTGGGCCAGGGGGCCAGCACTGCAGTGGCTGTTACCTCCTGACCATCAATCTGTCCTCCATCCATGTGCTTCAATGCCTTCTCAGCCTCATCTGGGTTTTCAAACTCCACATATGCATAGCCTTTAGATAAATGAGGATGCATCCTTTCTACAGGCATatcaatcattttaattttcccaTAAGTGGAAAATATTTCCATGATGTGATCCTTTGTCACATTTCTAGTAAGCCTTCCAATATGTACTTTGGTGGGTTTGGGTGAAGGACTTCGCCTCTTCCGTTCTTTTTCATCCCTTTTAGGTGGTTTTGATTTGGAACGGGACTGCCTCCTATTGTCATGCCTTCTTCTAGAGGGACTTGGAGATCCAGAGGAACTGCTGGAACTGGAACTTCGGGAGGTGCTAGAGCTTCCAGACCGGCTAGATGCAGAAGAAGAGCTGGAACCCCTACTAGAGCCAGTGCTAGTACTAGAGCCAGAGCTGGAAGTGGAACAGGATCGAGACCTGGAGGTGCTGCTACCACTGGAGGCACTGCGCCTCTTACGAGCTTTGTCTCTTCCACGATCCTTTTCACTTGATTCTTTAGTGGCCCCTTTATCTTCAGACCGATCCTTTGACTTGTCATCTGTTCTATCTTTACGT
The Sminthopsis crassicaudata isolate SCR6 chromosome 4, ASM4859323v1, whole genome shotgun sequence genome window above contains:
- the LOC141540278 gene encoding RNA-binding protein with serine-rich domain 1-like, encoding MAPSPTKRKDRTDDKSKDRSEDKGATKESSEKDRGRDKARKRRSASSGSSTSRSRSCSTSSSGSSTSTGSSRGSSSSSASSRSGSSSTSRSSSSSSSSGSPSPSRRRHDNRRQSRSKSKPPKRDEKERKRRSPSPKPTKVHIGRLTRNVTKDHIMEIFSTYGKIKMIDMPVERMHPHLSKGYAYVEFENPDEAEKALKHMDGGQIDGQEVTATAVLAPWPRPPPRRFSPPRRMLPPPPMWRRSPPRMRRRSRSPRRRSPVRQRSRSPGRRRHRSRSSSNSSR